The window TCTGCATATTCCATCATATAGAACTGaatcaaaagaaaaagtctCTTTCAAAACACCTGTCGCTTTTAGGCTATTTTCACCTGTTTTGCGGGAGAGGGGCCGTCAGCGGATTGACGGTTTGGATGTTAAAAAGTCAAGAATCCAGCCCACGGTATTACAAtctaaatgaaaaatgttaagAAGCTTATGGATCAGAATGTggggctggattgtgttaaaagcAGATGAAAAATCCACAAACAGCAGCTTAGCATGGTTTTTGTTACCTTCAAGATGTTTAAAAACCCAGTTTAATAAGGTGGCAGTAGCATCCTGAACTCCACGACCGgccctgtaggcaaactgtaaaGGGTCCAGTAGGTGTTCAGTCTTAATAAGAAGATCTTTCTTTATCAACAGGTATCACTATGGACTGCTTCCAGCACCTTCTGTTGGTTAAggacaggagcaccacaggggactgtactctcaccattccttttcactctgtacacttcagacttccagtacaagtcagactcctgtcatctacagaaatattcagatgactctgcagttgtcgggtgtatcagagatggacaagaagctgagtacagagagctggtggaccgctttgtggcatggtgtgggaacaatcatctcatcttgaatgttaacaaaacaaaggagatgattgtagatttcaggagaaacagggtcagatcaaaccctgttttcatcatgggagaagaagtggaggtggttgaggaatataaataccttggtgttcatgtggacaacagactggactggagacacaacagtgaagccatctacaagaaaggacagagcagactgtacttcttgaggaagctaaggtccttcaaggtttgcaacaagatgttgcagatcttctacaagtctgttgttgagagcgtcatttcctcttgcgtcatctgttggggcagcagcatcagaaccagggacctaaaaagactcaacaacctgataaagaagactggttctgttctggggacgactgtggaacctctggagacaataatgcaaagaaggattttgcataaaatcaagagaattatggacaaccctgaacatcctctccatgagactgttatcagaaaacagagtctcttcagtcaaaggcttcttcagtttggatgcaaaacggaccgctacaggaaatctttcctgcccacagccatcagcatctataataactctttgatttaattgagctacatcaacatttaatttccctctgggataaataaagtattttgaattgaattgaattaaatgacAGCTGAAagatatgataaaaaaaatgggaGCTAACTGTTCCGCACAGGAGAAGAGCAGCTGACCACTTATATTATCAGGACCCGGGCTTTTTCCAGCTTTAGAATATTAAAAAGATTTGGCCAAAGAGACAACATGAAAAGGAGTATGACCAGAATAgaaaagtttgtttttcagaTTTAAAATCTCATTGCTAAGATCAAGGcagtcaaacctgaggtaaAACTTGTTGAACTCATTTGCCAATCGGTTATCAGAATTAAAACCAGGAAGAGCCACCTTTTTGTTGCACTTGATCTCTGAACCAACAATTGTTTTTAAACCGTTGCAAACAGGGCCCAATCTGTTGGCAAGTTCTCTTTCCAGCTTCTCCTTGTTATATAATTTTgccctttttattttattcttaatCTCCCTTTTAAGCAGGTTCACCTCTATAAAAAAGTCACCATCTCGGAATGCCTTCCTCTTTTTGTTTCACAGGTTTTTCAAAGACAACCAGGGTTTGCTATTAGGAAATATTTTTACTGACTTTTTTGGAATCACACAGTCTTCACAAAAAGCCACATAGCTACTAACAACGTCAGTCAGCTCATCAATATCACTGCATGAATCCTTGAATCTGTCCCAGTCAGTTTTATCAAACCGGCTCACCAAATCCATCAATGAACATTTCCGCGTTTGAGACTCTATCCGAAAGCCAAGTTTCAGTAAACGCCAGTAAACATGCATTTCTGAATTAATGTTAAAATCGAACTTCGGCTTGGAGTTCATCAAGTTTATTACGGAGAGACTGTGCGTCAGCAAGGATGATGGACGGTAGTGGAATGTGAGAGAGCGACTGTCTCCGCAGGCGTTCGAGCAACCTGCCATGTCTGCCCCGCTTCCTAGTTTTTCGTAGCGGAGCATTAAAGTCTTTCTGATCGCCTTCCCTATGATCAGTAAAGGAATCCAGGCTTGGAAAGATTAGATACAGAGGAGGAACTGGCAGGGGGTCGCTCCACTGCAGAAGTAACTCCCTGCTATATTGAGTCCAAGCCGGCTGATCTTGTGACAGCTGGAGACCAGAGGAAAGGCAGAAGAATAGCCAGAGTAGGAGAAAACACGCTTTAGACTCCATTGCTCATTAAGATATACACCTTCCAGTCAGATTCTTTAGTCCAGGATCATATCCACCTTTCGACTAAAAAATTTTCTTCAAATATCACAGCCAAATGGTTTTTCCCCAGTGTGGACCCTCATGTGTCGCTGAAAAatagctttttgataaaatgttTTACTACACACCTCACAGctaaatggcttctctcctgtgtgatcAGTCATGTGTCTTGAAAGATTTCCTCGCTGACGAAATCTTTTatcacaaacatcacagctaaatggcttctctccagtgtgGAGTTTAATGTGATTTGAAAGACTTCTTCTGTAGCGaatttttttcccacaaacatcacagctaaatggcttctctcctgtgtggactTTCATGTGACTTGAAAGAGTTCCTCGCTCACGAAATCTTTTatcacaaacatcacagctaaatggcttctctcctgtgtggactTTCATGTGACTTGAAAGATTTCCTCGGTCACGaaatcttttcccacaaacatcacagctaaatggcttctctcctgtgtgaacagTCATGTGTTTTGAAAGATTTCCTCGGTGACtaaatcttttcccacaaacatcacagctaaatggcttctctcctgtgtggactTTCATGTGTGCTAAAAGAGTTCCTTTTCTACTAAATCTTTTATCACAAACAGTGCAACAAAACGCTCCTGTATGCACTCTTGTGCGTGTCTTATTAACAAACTTTTCTCCACTGTCAGAGGAGCCGAAGGATATTTTGGCAGCGTCAGAAACgacatcatgttttacacttgaCTCAAGTACCATCTTCTGTCCCGAATGTTTGTAACTGTCCTCTGTTTCAGGTCCAGATTTCTGCCAATAATCATCATCACTGACTTCAGTCTCAGAAGAGTCCGACGCCTTGTCATCAATATTTGGTTGTAAATGACCGTGTGGATCTGAGTTTCTGGCTGGTTCTGGTCCTTCATATTCCTCTTCATCAGTTTCTGTTTTCACCTGTTCAGCTGAGCTGGTTGGAGTCTCGATTTTATGAAAGTGTAAGGGCTGAggtttctcttcatcttcactcTTTACAGTAACATCAGTGAGCGAGAGCCTGGTGATATCAGTCTCTTCCTGCCCATGaagctgctcttcctcctgattgGTCCAGggagcctcctcttcctccttaatTTGGATGAGTGctgggtcctgctggtccaCACCGGAGCTCCAGggagcctcctcttcctccttaatTTGGACGAGTGCTGAGTCCTGCTGTTCCACAGCGGAGCTCCAGGGAGCCTCCTCTTTAATCACCAACAGCTGCTGAAcatctgcaggaaacacaaatATACATTATATTACAACACACAACTTAGCTTAAATGCATTCATCCTGCTCCTCAACAGCTTGagtattattcaaaatgttgcTGGTCCgtttaaacaaaacaagcaaaaaatttGAAATTAAATATACAAATTTTATACAACTGAGACCACatgagtgatttatttattttattccacAAGCTGCTCCAGAAGTGAGTGAAATTGTGTGAAGTGCTGCAGAGGAATGATATGACGGCTGCTAAAAATCGAACTTATGAAAAGACGGTTTCTGATGGTGATGTTGAAGGGAACAAGACGGTGTAACTGCTTGAATCTTAGACAGGGATTCTCTTTGAGGAGTCTAAATGTTCTCCCTGTACTTGTATGgcttttctttcctctcacACTCCAATAATGTGCATATTAAGGTAATTAGTGATTGTATATGTCTAGCAGGTAGAAAGTCTGTCCTCCAACTTAAAGACTGGCAGGATTGATCTTTCAGAGTCCTCGCCCCAAATGTGTCGATCAGTTATTGATTGCAGAGAAAATGTGCTGTATGTGTTGCGGTTTGAGTGTTAATAATTTGTTACCTTTAGCACCATGGACAGAAACGCCACCAGAGAACTGTTACTCTCTTCCCCCTGATTTTATATAGGAAAATGGCAGTAAATGGCAAAGTTTTTGGAGCCAGTTTGAGACAGCTGTTTATAATAATGCAAGTCCAACCAAGTCTGATAAATTTACATATTTGAAATCGTTCTTATATGGCACGGCAGCTAATGTAGTTATGGGACTTTCTTTATCAGACGAAAATGATGACAATGCAAAGAAAATGCTTATCAGCCGATTTGGGCGTAAAGATCTCATCATAAATGCACATATGAATAAGCTGTTAAATCTGACACCAGTGAAAAGGGCCTCGGATGTCCCAGCTTTACGCAGGCTGTACGATGACATCGAGATTCAAGTGCGCAGTTTAGACTCAATGGGAGTAGTCTCTGACAGTTATGGCAACTTGCTCTGCACTATTCTCATGAAGATGATACCAGAAGAAATGGCTTTGCAGTTCACCCGTCAAAACGCTAATGAACGAGATGACGCAAATAATGACAACACGTTCTGTGTCAAAGGCCTGATGACGTTCTTCCAAAAGGAGGTTGAAAGTCGTGAAAGAACAGCCAATCTCAGCCATAATGTGCAACAACCAGATTAAGAGAAACAATGGGAAAAGTCTTATGCGGAGAAAAGAATACCGGAAAAAAGGAGATCTTACACGGCCTCTACAGCCTCGTTTCACACTGTCAGCGTTAGAGATGAGACACATAAGCGTGTATTCTGTGGTGGAAATAATCATAGATCTAAGAACTGTACAGAACTGACTCTTGAACTGAGGAGAGAAACATTAAGAAAAGAAGGGaagtgttttgtgtgtttaggCAGGAGACATGTAGCGCGTAATTGTGAGACGCAGGGAATCACCTGAAGAATGTGGACGAAGACCCCACAAAGCAGTCTGTCCTCAATTAGCCAATcaccaaaaacacacacagagagacaaggAAGCACACAGCAAGCTGCCCGAAATCTTTCAGTAGATGCAGTGATGGCAAGTGCAGCTCCCAGTAGTTCTACGAGTGGTACAGTTTTACTCCAAACAGCTACCGTTTGGATCGACGCGCCCACTCAAAGTCAGGTGGCCACATGTCTTTTAGATGGAGGTAGCTCACGTAGTTTTGGTCGAGAAGACGTATCCAGAGCACTTAACCTGCCAGTAATAGGTGAAGAAATCCtgaatgtttttgtattttgctCCAAAACACCCCAAAGACTTAAGGAACATCAGAAATAATCAGAACATGGAAGTTCAGCTCCTGGAGACCCCCAAGGTGAGCTCTTCCATTATTAAAATGGCAAGTGAAACCATAAGAAATGATTTGGAGTCAAAAGGAATGCCTCTGGCGGATGTTCACGTGAGAGGAGTGGAGTCAGAAGAACTGGGAGTCCTAATTGGAGGGGACCAGTACTGGAGAATGGTCACTGGCAAAATGGAAGAACTGGAAGACGGGCTAGTTGCGCTGGAAAGTGTGTTTGGATGGCTTGTGCAAGGAGAGGTCACCGCACTGAATATTGTCACTGAAGCTGATGACGTTGAATTACTGCATGTCTGACGGATGAAACAGTtctgaaaagatttgaaaaattaaaaatgagcacGTAACTATGTCTCTTTACATATCAGACGAATTCAAGTATGATAGATCTGGTCTCTCAACgctattgatcaaattttctcTAATGAAAGTTGGGGAAAGGAGAACCCTCATGCCCC of the Odontesthes bonariensis isolate fOdoBon6 chromosome 23, fOdoBon6.hap1, whole genome shotgun sequence genome contains:
- the LOC142373445 gene encoding uncharacterized protein LOC142373445, producing MVKRRISGAAGMPGRRILHPEDPRGLSVVPPVAAASTSELEQTQDSRDLNVQQLLVIKEEAPWSSAVEQQDSALVQIKEEEEAPWSSGVDQQDPALIQIKEEEEAPWTNQEEEQLHGQEETDITRLSLTDVTVKSEDEEKPQPLHFHKIETPTSSAEQVKTETDEEEYEGPEPARNSDPHGHLQPNIDDKASDSSETEVSDDDYWQKSGPETEDSYKHSGQKMVLESSVKHDVVSDAAKISFGSSDSGEKFVNKTRTRVHTGAFCCTVCDKRFSRKGTLLAHMKVHTGEKPFSCDVCGKRFSHRGNLSKHMTVHTGEKPFSCDVCGKRFRDRGNLSSHMKVHTGEKPFSCDVCDKRFRERGTLSSHMKVHTGEKPFSCDVCGKKIRYRRSLSNHIKLHTGEKPFSCDVCDKRFRQRGNLSRHMTDHTGEKPFSCEVCSKTFYQKAIFQRHMRVHTGEKPFGCDI